A single Nicotiana tabacum cultivar K326 chromosome 5, ASM71507v2, whole genome shotgun sequence DNA region contains:
- the LOC107775831 gene encoding uncharacterized protein LOC107775831 has product MGLHQGSALCLFLFALAMDVLSRHIQGEMPWCILFADDIVLIDETHSGVNARMEVLRQTLKSRGFKLSRTKTEYLECKFSDGTHDADVEVKLDAQVIPKITSFKYLGSIIQGNRDIDKDVAHRIGAG; this is encoded by the coding sequence atggggttgcaccagggatcGGCTCTTTGCCTATTTTTATTTGCCTTGGCAATGGATGTATTGTCGCGACACATCCAAGGGGAGATGCCTTGGTGCATTCTATTTGCCGATGATATAgtgttgattgacgagacgcaTAGCGGAGTTAATGCGAGGATGGAGGTTTTGAGACAGACCTTGAAGTCTAGAGGTTTCAAACTGAGTagaaccaagacagaatacttggagtgcaaattTAGTGACGGGACCCATGATGCAGATGTAGAGGTTAAGCTTGATGCTCAAGTTATCCCCAAGATAACGAGTTTTAAGTATCTCGGGTCTATTATCCAGGGTAACAGGGATATTGACAAAGATGTCGCACATCGCATCGGAGCAGGATAG